One Rhizobiales bacterium GAS188 DNA window includes the following coding sequences:
- a CDS encoding NADPH2:quinone reductase produces MVKGIRVHEIGGPEAMKFEEFELPKPGPGEVRVVHEAIGVNYIDTYFRTGLYPAPTPFTVGNEAAGVVSEVGKKVTGFKPGDRVAYVAGLRAYAEEANVPADTLVKLPKGIASETAAGMMLKGMTAEYLLRRTYKVKAGDTVLVHAAAGGVGQILCQWAKALGATVIGTVGSEEKAKLAKKNGARHTILYRDEDFAKRVGEITKGRKCQVVYDGVGKATFPGSLDCLAPLGTFVSFGNASGPVDAFNMGLLSQKGSLYATRPTLGTFMAMPGGTASMARQLFKVVENGSVKIKVSQHFPLKDAAKAHRALEGRGTTGSLILTP; encoded by the coding sequence ATGGTCAAAGGCATTCGCGTTCATGAGATCGGTGGCCCCGAGGCCATGAAATTCGAGGAGTTCGAGCTTCCGAAGCCCGGGCCCGGCGAGGTTCGCGTCGTGCATGAGGCGATCGGCGTGAATTACATCGATACCTATTTCCGCACCGGGCTTTATCCGGCGCCCACGCCCTTCACGGTCGGCAACGAAGCCGCGGGCGTGGTGAGCGAAGTCGGCAAGAAGGTGACGGGGTTCAAGCCGGGCGATCGCGTCGCCTATGTGGCGGGGCTGCGCGCCTATGCCGAGGAAGCCAATGTGCCGGCCGACACCCTTGTGAAGTTGCCCAAAGGCATCGCCTCAGAGACCGCGGCCGGCATGATGCTCAAGGGAATGACGGCCGAGTATTTGCTGCGCCGCACCTACAAGGTGAAGGCCGGCGACACGGTGCTGGTGCATGCTGCGGCCGGCGGCGTCGGGCAGATCTTGTGCCAATGGGCGAAGGCGCTCGGCGCGACGGTGATCGGCACGGTCGGCTCGGAAGAGAAGGCGAAGCTCGCCAAGAAGAACGGGGCGCGCCACACCATCCTCTACCGCGACGAGGATTTCGCGAAGCGGGTCGGCGAGATCACCAAGGGCAGGAAATGCCAGGTCGTCTATGACGGGGTCGGCAAGGCAACTTTCCCAGGCTCGCTCGACTGCCTGGCTCCGCTCGGCACCTTCGTGAGCTTCGGCAACGCTTCGGGGCCGGTGGATGCGTTCAATATGGGCCTCTTGTCCCAGAAGGGCTCGCTCTACGCCACCCGCCCGACGCTCGGCACCTTCATGGCGATGCCCGGCGGCACGGCCTCGATGGCAAGGCAACTCTTCAAGGTCGTCGAGAACGGCTCGGTGAAGATCAAGGTGTCGCAGCACTTCCCTTTGAAAGACGCCGCCAAGGCGCATCGGGCCCTCGAAGGCCGCGGCACCACGGGCTCGCTGATCCTGACCCCTTGA
- a CDS encoding Rhamnan synthesis protein F, whose protein sequence is MTMRSAWRYTRFRASVVAGHLRRMRPTLLGSWTGGDPNSGGNRWAVYAHYSRQGRVFDYVLHALKALCDEGYRIIFVTNSSNFDSAQIAAVAPWCAKILKRRNIGYDFGAYKEGILNIDDYSTIESLILMNDSVYGPLFPLGDTLDRMSSEKADIWGFTDSWEHAYHVQSYFYCFNRRILASPHFHKFWRGIPLINYKRAVIERLEIELTQFFLDRGYHLTAAFPYNALVDRFMSLLASEQPDEMAETELESKERLRTHFATGSRVNSTHYFWEILINEFRYPFIKGELLSQNPSAVYGVHRWYNTISKQTEYDPDLIVEHLKHSQRPRLFGIVPHT, encoded by the coding sequence ATGACTATGCGGTCAGCATGGCGCTACACGCGCTTTCGCGCGAGCGTCGTCGCCGGACATCTTCGTCGGATGCGGCCGACGCTCCTGGGCTCCTGGACCGGCGGCGACCCGAATAGCGGCGGCAATCGGTGGGCCGTCTACGCGCATTATAGTCGGCAGGGGCGGGTATTCGACTACGTGCTTCATGCTCTGAAGGCGCTATGCGACGAAGGCTATCGGATCATATTCGTTACCAATTCGAGCAATTTCGATTCGGCTCAGATCGCGGCGGTGGCGCCGTGGTGTGCCAAGATCCTCAAGCGCCGGAATATTGGTTATGATTTCGGCGCATATAAAGAAGGAATCTTGAATATCGACGATTATTCGACGATTGAGAGTCTTATATTGATGAATGATAGTGTATATGGTCCGTTATTTCCATTGGGCGATACGCTTGATCGTATGTCATCGGAGAAGGCTGACATCTGGGGCTTTACCGACAGTTGGGAGCACGCCTATCACGTGCAATCTTATTTCTATTGCTTCAACCGTCGGATTCTTGCGTCGCCTCATTTCCATAAATTTTGGCGCGGGATCCCTTTGATAAACTACAAGAGGGCGGTGATTGAGCGACTCGAGATCGAGCTCACCCAATTTTTTCTTGATCGCGGCTACCATTTGACTGCCGCGTTCCCCTACAACGCCCTGGTCGATCGCTTTATGAGTTTACTCGCATCGGAGCAGCCCGATGAAATGGCTGAAACTGAACTCGAGTCAAAAGAGCGTCTGCGCACCCACTTTGCCACGGGGAGCAGGGTCAACTCCACCCACTATTTCTGGGAAATTCTTATCAACGAGTTTCGATACCCCTTTATCAAAGGGGAATTGTTGTCGCAGAATCCGTCTGCCGTCTATGGGGTGCATCGCTGGTACAACACAATTTCGAAACAGACCGAATATGACCCTGACCTGATCGTTGAGCACTTGAAGCATTCTCAGCGCCCAAGATTGTTCGGAATCGTCCCGCATACGTGA
- a CDS encoding 2OG-Fe(II) oxygenase superfamily protein yields MLDISRIGRQALASEPFGWAFVDRLFSFGDAAALAASFPRDHFKTVAGYDGEKSYEYVARSLVHMGAHAPSFAEHLSPAWKQLASDLLSPAYRAAMTRLTGRDLATAPMEINVVHYGTGAWLGPHLDLKEKIVTHVLYFNESWKKENGGYLSILRSADPSDIVSEIMPIVGNSVVLARSHASWHAVSRVSEGCRRSRRSMNVIFHLPGSVSTMWPPGRTAELHDYTGI; encoded by the coding sequence GTGCTTGATATTTCGAGAATTGGGCGCCAAGCGCTTGCTTCCGAACCCTTCGGATGGGCGTTCGTCGATAGATTGTTTTCATTCGGCGACGCCGCGGCCCTCGCGGCGTCCTTTCCGCGCGACCATTTCAAAACCGTAGCCGGCTATGACGGAGAGAAGAGCTATGAGTACGTCGCTCGATCGCTCGTCCATATGGGCGCACATGCCCCATCGTTCGCCGAGCACCTCAGTCCAGCTTGGAAGCAACTGGCCTCGGACCTGCTCTCCCCCGCCTATCGCGCCGCCATGACGCGCCTCACCGGGCGAGATCTCGCCACCGCCCCCATGGAGATCAATGTCGTTCACTACGGAACGGGCGCCTGGCTTGGGCCCCACCTTGACCTCAAAGAGAAAATCGTGACCCACGTGTTGTATTTCAACGAGTCATGGAAAAAGGAGAACGGCGGATATCTAAGTATATTGAGATCAGCTGATCCATCCGACATCGTGAGCGAGATCATGCCGATCGTCGGGAATTCCGTCGTGCTCGCACGCTCGCACGCGTCATGGCACGCTGTCTCTCGGGTCTCAGAGGGCTGCCGTCGTTCTCGGCGGAGCATGAATGTCATTTTTCATCTGCCGGGGTCGGTAAGCACGATGTGGCCTCCGGGACGCACGGCAGAGCTTCACGACTACACCGGAATTTGA
- a CDS encoding lipopolysaccharide transport system ATP-binding protein: MQLRETGHLNLDVGITGTFDVENYGDLLFPLIAGAALARREPRIRIVPISANGKSKRSWPFDVASVSDIHNLVPKLAAMLIGGGQIVRFDTHYPVRVSREIKVPIAYWLLPAVLAATIGKPVIWNAVGAWTGSPPAPWYTEVIQRVLAASHFIGARDVASQVYLSRLAPKADIQPLPDTAFSLSRVWPLGKASDRHVQWRRSLGIATRYVVIQANPAIATYRSTIETILRSFKDATAVVLPICWCHGDRAETFPALDARVANSSAWLHPKLISEIIARSELVIASSLHACITGLSYGVPVVRAPVSPLPADRKFELLSGFESVALIDDLEAIPRLLERGKRTEPRVVEIADRLDRYWDDVARTAVNPHPSHRDHAMSEMLGWLAGVCNDIGQSPIQAPPVAGSKAAFGSGLSRRK; this comes from the coding sequence ATGCAATTGCGCGAAACAGGTCATTTGAATCTCGATGTTGGAATCACCGGAACATTTGATGTCGAGAATTACGGAGATCTGCTGTTTCCTTTGATCGCCGGCGCGGCTCTCGCTCGGCGCGAGCCGCGAATTCGGATAGTCCCGATTTCCGCCAACGGAAAATCGAAGCGCTCCTGGCCGTTTGATGTCGCCTCGGTAAGCGACATCCATAATCTGGTTCCAAAGCTTGCCGCCATGCTCATCGGCGGTGGCCAGATCGTGCGTTTTGACACGCACTACCCGGTCCGTGTCTCTCGCGAGATCAAGGTTCCAATCGCCTATTGGCTGCTTCCCGCAGTTCTCGCGGCTACGATCGGAAAGCCGGTCATATGGAATGCCGTCGGCGCATGGACAGGGTCACCTCCAGCGCCTTGGTATACGGAGGTCATACAAAGGGTCCTTGCCGCAAGCCATTTCATCGGCGCCCGCGATGTCGCTTCCCAGGTCTATCTTTCCAGATTGGCGCCGAAGGCCGACATTCAGCCGCTGCCCGACACGGCGTTTTCTCTCTCCCGAGTCTGGCCTTTGGGAAAGGCCAGTGACCGCCATGTCCAGTGGCGCAGATCGCTTGGCATCGCAACTCGCTACGTCGTTATTCAAGCGAACCCTGCCATTGCCACCTACCGTTCGACAATTGAAACCATCTTGCGTTCGTTCAAGGACGCGACCGCAGTGGTTCTGCCGATCTGCTGGTGTCACGGTGATCGTGCGGAAACGTTCCCAGCTCTCGACGCCCGCGTTGCCAATTCCTCGGCATGGCTCCACCCAAAATTGATCAGCGAGATCATCGCCCGATCCGAGCTTGTCATCGCATCAAGCCTCCATGCCTGCATCACCGGGCTCAGCTATGGGGTACCGGTGGTGCGGGCCCCTGTATCGCCCCTGCCTGCCGATCGAAAATTTGAACTGTTGTCCGGCTTTGAGAGCGTTGCCTTGATTGATGACCTCGAAGCCATTCCACGACTCTTGGAACGTGGCAAAAGGACCGAGCCGCGCGTCGTCGAAATCGCTGATCGCCTTGATCGATACTGGGATGATGTCGCGCGGACGGCTGTCAATCCACATCCTTCTCACCGGGATCACGCCATGTCGGAGATGCTCGGATGGCTCGCCGGTGTCTGCAATGACATCGGTCAGTCTCCGATCCAAGCCCCACCTGTCGCAGGAAGCAAAGCCGCATTCGGCTCCGGCTTGAGCAGGCGCAAGTGA
- a CDS encoding SWIM zinc finger has product MVVTASFYWWTAEAVVPISTIWIPWPSDRNEVSDKYLSCDHGELTAEIGIGASICALLQVEKLRKKGHPVAPVSIEGRAIATTFWGKAWCDNLEGYRDFENRLPRGRSYVRNGSVIDLQIASLEVKAMVSGSSIYKVEVSIASVPKPRWQSLCQDCAGGIDSLVELLQGRFSKGVMERICRQDTGLFPKPSEIKFSCSCPDSASMCKHVAAVLYGVGSRLDEKPELLFQLRAVDGKDLTANLNTTLPLTKTGPAAGKVLDAAEDISALFGLEMVATDAAAEAGSDALIVSRTAATVERKSAAAKTEAMKTGPKRKQAQPRAKAAVKPKARSAARPTTSKS; this is encoded by the coding sequence ATGGTCGTAACGGCAAGCTTTTATTGGTGGACCGCCGAGGCCGTCGTTCCAATATCCACCATTTGGATACCCTGGCCCTCTGACCGTAATGAAGTCAGTGATAAATACCTCTCTTGTGACCACGGCGAGCTTACGGCCGAGATCGGGATTGGTGCAAGCATCTGTGCGCTGCTCCAGGTCGAGAAGCTGCGCAAGAAGGGCCACCCCGTCGCACCGGTGAGCATCGAGGGACGTGCGATCGCCACCACGTTCTGGGGCAAGGCCTGGTGCGATAATCTGGAAGGCTATCGCGACTTCGAAAACCGCTTGCCTCGCGGCCGCTCCTATGTCCGCAACGGCTCGGTGATCGACCTGCAGATCGCGTCGCTCGAGGTGAAGGCGATGGTCAGCGGATCGTCGATCTACAAGGTCGAGGTCAGCATCGCGTCGGTGCCGAAGCCGCGTTGGCAGTCCCTGTGCCAAGATTGCGCCGGCGGCATCGATTCACTGGTGGAGCTCTTGCAAGGCCGATTTTCCAAAGGAGTCATGGAGCGGATCTGCCGCCAGGATACAGGCTTGTTTCCCAAGCCCTCCGAGATCAAATTTTCCTGCAGCTGCCCCGACTCCGCATCGATGTGCAAGCATGTCGCGGCGGTGCTTTATGGCGTAGGCTCCCGGCTGGACGAGAAGCCGGAGCTGCTGTTCCAGCTCCGCGCCGTCGATGGCAAAGATCTCACGGCCAATCTGAACACGACCCTGCCTTTGACGAAGACCGGACCTGCCGCCGGGAAGGTGCTCGATGCAGCTGAGGATATTTCCGCGCTGTTCGGTCTTGAGATGGTGGCAACGGACGCTGCGGCCGAGGCGGGCAGCGATGCGCTGATCGTGTCAAGGACGGCAGCAACGGTTGAGCGGAAGAGCGCCGCGGCAAAGACTGAAGCTATGAAAACAGGTCCGAAACGCAAGCAGGCGCAGCCAAGGGCAAAGGCGGCAGTGAAGCCAAAGGCGAGGAGCGCGGCGCGACCGACCACATCGAAATCGTAG